A single genomic interval of Bacteroidota bacterium harbors:
- a CDS encoding T9SS type A sorting domain-containing protein — MVYISYKRYAQLILLVILLLFGTSLVKAQCVLPTYDVVIGTPTTGVSWTPSGSGVTGGTRQRVVQIHSSPDVFMRITWVARSSSSVTLSNWDQTPAGPLDKTRGYNEPWQPMVRFPSSSSATDTAWAEFFVEFASKNGSGSNSFDNNLDTLACLPVTVVDLDGSGSSTGNNAFQEINYVSAPSMPFGIPGSTISSGIIGSWVVNVSDFPVFNNIDTINKVAMVQMNFSNVQYFYMRAGVIGKRRNNPTERQYSFWLRPFDSLTVYLPVHYESQTLTGTETQIIYDWVTASEQNNNYFDVEKSTDGVFWQKIGKVDGCGSCESAAYRFIDESPFNGYNLYRLKQVDMDNKFQYSPIVKYYWSGNEMGVSISPNPTSDRFDIAGVHEPNIKIFSALGNLVLEQYKTQSVDMTDLPPGVYFVEITHGIGEGKSTIHRVIKQ; from the coding sequence ATGGTATATATTAGTTATAAAAGGTATGCTCAGTTGATATTACTGGTAATATTGTTATTATTCGGTACTTCTCTTGTTAAGGCTCAGTGTGTGCTACCCACCTATGATGTTGTCATCGGGACTCCTACGACTGGGGTGAGTTGGACACCCAGTGGCAGTGGAGTTACGGGAGGAACAAGACAGAGAGTAGTACAAATTCATTCGAGTCCGGATGTGTTTATGAGGATTACATGGGTTGCACGCTCTTCTTCCTCTGTTACGCTTTCAAATTGGGATCAAACACCTGCAGGTCCTTTAGACAAAACAAGAGGATATAATGAACCTTGGCAGCCGATGGTCAGATTTCCGAGTTCTTCCTCAGCGACTGACACAGCTTGGGCTGAATTTTTTGTGGAATTTGCATCTAAAAACGGCAGCGGTTCTAATAGCTTTGATAATAATCTGGATACTTTAGCTTGTCTGCCGGTTACGGTAGTTGACTTGGATGGAAGTGGAAGCAGTACGGGAAATAATGCTTTTCAGGAAATTAATTATGTGAGCGCTCCCTCAATGCCCTTTGGGATACCCGGTTCTACCATTTCATCCGGTATAATTGGAAGTTGGGTTGTAAATGTGAGCGACTTCCCCGTATTTAACAATATTGACACCATAAACAAAGTGGCTATGGTTCAGATGAACTTTTCGAATGTCCAATATTTTTACATGAGGGCAGGTGTGATAGGTAAAAGGAGAAATAACCCTACCGAAAGACAATATTCTTTTTGGCTCAGACCTTTTGACTCATTGACAGTCTATCTGCCCGTACACTATGAGAGTCAAACTTTGACAGGCACAGAAACCCAGATTATATATGATTGGGTAACGGCTTCTGAGCAGAATAACAATTATTTTGATGTTGAAAAATCTACAGATGGTGTATTTTGGCAGAAAATAGGCAAGGTTGACGGATGTGGTTCCTGCGAAAGTGCTGCATACAGATTCATTGATGAGTCTCCTTTTAACGGCTATAATTTATACCGACTCAAACAGGTGGATATGGATAATAAATTTCAGTATTCACCCATAGTTAAATATTATTGGTCAGGGAATGAAATGGGAGTTTCAATTTCTCCTAACCCCACCTCTGATAGATTTGATATTGCAGGGGTGCACGAGCCTAATATCAAAATATTTTCTGCACTTGGCAACCTTGTACTTGAGCAATATAAAACCCAGTCTGTTGATATGACAGATTTGCCACCGGGTGTGTATTTTGTTGAAATAACTCATGGTATAGGAGAAGGCAAATCCACTATTCACAGAGTAATTAAGCAGTAA
- a CDS encoding TonB-dependent receptor, with the protein MQVTQAKISPLLFALLAWVFCFESKAQSLPDSIAQKTFTLNLNKVQMSDILNDISKQTGMLFSYKNATVVKLGKYSFSNKQLTLAVFCNEYLKSRDINYVFIPPNIIVLNPFKPTIPKAFTINGFVSDSASGEKLIGSNILLPKENVGVASNYEGFFSIQTHNDTLRMQISYIGYQTKSLELPISENLRLDIKLSQSLSLPIVIVTNKEDKNSLTQENGNLITLKGKKITDLSPLFGESDVFRTLQLLPGIQSVGEGAPGLFVRGGSPDQNLVLLDGIQIYNPIHIFGFYSIFNPGIVKNVALNKGSFPAKYSGRLSSVIDVITVDGNSHKIQGEAMLGIMGSRLSIDGPIGKSHKTTFMVSGRRSHIDLLLAPFLKANLSTQNAGFLTAYYFYDINAKIVHRFNKNAKITLSFYNGGDNISLNNSFKLDNLQHKIKEKDRQSFAWGNKVAAIRWGQILSSKTILKTTAWYSSYDFGNTSRYSFEETTKDSSSENFFDYRFESFIRDIGVNSDIEYFITEKWKLNGGVQFISHMFQPGVTSLTSNLPNLEPAVNITETSMGNEASVYIDNGFNVGKKIKVNLGLNYTEFLVQSKQYPSLQPRVSVMYNLNKRFIISVGYAQMQQYLHLLANSSIGIPQDLWILSSDKIMPQNNSLYNLSFKQELKFVDIGLDLFYKNMNNVIDYKDGENYLKNTNNWEDKITIGTGKAMGIELFIEKEIGRFTGWIGYCLSNSTRQFADINEGKPFLYRYNRTHDLSSTASYKINDRNTISINFIYATGTPITIPEQIYSGLSASTPTVDIFIPGKRNNFIMADYNRLDINYSNYKKNKLGIRVWSFGFYNVYNKQNPFFISPGYNDNGERVLRQVTLFPIIPSITYKQEF; encoded by the coding sequence ATGCAAGTTACACAAGCCAAAATATCCCCCCTGTTATTTGCATTGCTTGCATGGGTGTTTTGTTTTGAATCAAAGGCGCAATCCTTGCCGGACTCTATTGCTCAGAAAACATTCACACTCAACCTCAACAAGGTTCAGATGTCAGATATCTTGAACGACATCAGTAAACAAACAGGCATGCTTTTCAGTTACAAAAATGCCACTGTTGTCAAATTGGGGAAATATTCATTTTCAAACAAGCAGCTTACCTTAGCTGTGTTTTGCAATGAATATTTAAAGTCCAGAGATATTAATTATGTTTTTATCCCACCCAATATCATTGTTCTAAATCCATTCAAACCAACTATTCCCAAAGCCTTTACAATCAATGGATTTGTTTCGGATAGTGCGAGCGGAGAAAAATTAATCGGCAGTAATATATTATTACCTAAAGAAAATGTAGGGGTAGCAAGCAATTACGAAGGTTTTTTTTCTATTCAAACTCATAACGATACATTGCGTATGCAGATTTCATATATAGGTTATCAAACTAAATCTTTAGAACTGCCCATTTCTGAAAACCTGAGACTTGATATTAAACTGTCACAGTCTCTTAGCCTACCTATTGTTATTGTTACCAACAAGGAAGATAAAAACTCTCTTACACAAGAGAACGGTAATCTTATCACATTAAAAGGTAAAAAAATTACTGATTTATCACCGTTATTCGGAGAGTCTGATGTGTTCAGAACCCTTCAATTATTACCGGGTATCCAATCCGTAGGAGAAGGCGCACCGGGTTTATTTGTCAGAGGCGGCAGTCCTGACCAGAATCTTGTGTTGTTAGATGGTATCCAAATTTACAATCCTATTCACATTTTCGGTTTTTACTCAATTTTTAATCCAGGGATTGTAAAGAATGTTGCATTAAACAAAGGATCATTTCCTGCTAAATATAGTGGAAGATTATCTTCAGTTATAGATGTTATCACCGTTGATGGAAATAGTCATAAAATCCAAGGAGAAGCAATGTTGGGAATAATGGGATCAAGATTGAGCATAGACGGGCCTATAGGTAAATCACATAAAACAACTTTTATGGTATCCGGACGTAGGTCTCATATTGATTTATTATTGGCTCCATTTCTCAAAGCAAACCTATCTACACAAAATGCGGGATTTCTCACCGCCTATTACTTTTATGATATTAATGCTAAAATAGTTCACCGCTTTAACAAGAACGCAAAAATCACACTCAGTTTTTATAACGGGGGCGATAATATTTCCTTAAACAACTCATTCAAACTTGACAACCTGCAACATAAAATAAAAGAAAAAGACAGACAGAGTTTTGCATGGGGCAATAAAGTTGCGGCAATCCGATGGGGGCAAATTTTATCATCAAAAACAATTCTAAAAACAACCGCATGGTATTCTTCTTATGATTTTGGTAACACAAGCAGATACTCTTTTGAAGAGACAACCAAAGACAGTTCATCGGAGAACTTTTTTGACTACCGTTTTGAATCTTTTATCAGGGACATTGGTGTTAATTCTGATATAGAATACTTTATTACAGAAAAGTGGAAATTGAATGGAGGAGTGCAATTCATATCTCACATGTTCCAACCCGGTGTAACCAGTTTAACGAGCAATCTCCCTAATCTCGAGCCGGCAGTCAACATTACTGAAACGAGTATGGGTAATGAAGCATCAGTCTATATAGACAACGGATTTAATGTCGGGAAAAAAATTAAAGTAAACCTAGGATTAAATTATACAGAGTTTTTAGTCCAATCTAAACAATACCCATCGCTTCAACCACGGGTTTCGGTAATGTATAATCTGAATAAGCGCTTTATTATCAGTGTAGGATATGCACAAATGCAACAATACCTGCACTTACTGGCTAACTCTTCGATCGGGATACCACAAGATCTATGGATATTATCTAGTGATAAAATCATGCCTCAGAATAACAGCCTGTACAATCTCAGTTTCAAGCAAGAATTAAAGTTTGTCGATATCGGACTTGATTTGTTTTATAAGAATATGAACAATGTGATTGATTATAAAGATGGAGAAAATTATCTGAAAAACACAAATAATTGGGAAGATAAAATCACCATTGGCACCGGCAAAGCAATGGGAATAGAGTTGTTTATAGAAAAAGAAATAGGTCGTTTTACAGGTTGGATTGGATATTGTTTGTCAAACAGTACAAGACAATTTGCTGACATAAATGAGGGTAAGCCTTTTTTATATAGGTACAACCGTACACATGATTTAAGTTCAACAGCATCCTATAAAATCAATGATAGAAACACTATTTCCATAAACTTTATTTATGCAACCGGCACACCAATCACCATACCCGAACAAATATATTCAGGACTTTCCGCCTCCACCCCAACTGTTGATATTTTCATCCCCGGCAAAAGGAATAACTTTATCATGGCAGACTATAACCGATTGGATATCAATTACAGTAATTACAAAAAGAATAAGTTAGGAATAAGAGTTTGGTCATTTGGCTTTTACAATGTTTATAATAAACAAAATCCATTTTTTATCTCACCTGGATACAATGACAATGGTGAACGCGTCTTGAGACAAGTAACACTTTTCCCCATCATCCCATCCATCACATACAAACAAGAATTTTGA